The Listeria monocytogenes genome window below encodes:
- a CDS encoding Cof-type HAD-IIB family hydrolase: MTKKIVFVDVDGTLVTDDGLVPASARTAIIKARNNGHQVYLCTGRSKPELYDSILSIGFDGIIGAGGGYIEVDDEIIYHKKVANEDVVHMVDFFHEKNLDFYLESNGGLFASENLEAHLDRLIYGDVENDPIAREKKASNPHPFMESLTYGETNLYRTDVNKACFLENKNVPFEEIKNEFSGKFEVLHCTVPIFGDDSGELMVPDIHKATAIEFLLAHIGAEKNATIGIGDGMNDAEMLAYCETGIAMGNAKEELKLLADEVTKSVDEDGLYTSFEKHGLL; this comes from the coding sequence ATGACGAAAAAAATAGTATTTGTAGATGTAGATGGTACGCTTGTAACGGATGATGGACTTGTTCCGGCATCCGCAAGAACAGCAATAATAAAAGCACGTAACAATGGACATCAAGTGTACTTGTGTACTGGTCGTTCTAAACCAGAGCTGTATGACTCGATTTTATCCATCGGGTTTGATGGGATTATTGGTGCTGGTGGCGGCTATATCGAAGTAGACGATGAAATTATTTACCATAAAAAAGTAGCGAATGAAGACGTTGTTCATATGGTAGATTTCTTTCATGAAAAGAACTTAGATTTCTATTTGGAGTCAAACGGTGGGCTATTTGCAAGCGAAAATTTAGAAGCCCATTTAGATAGATTAATTTATGGCGATGTCGAAAACGACCCGATTGCGCGCGAGAAAAAAGCTAGCAATCCACATCCTTTCATGGAAAGCCTGACGTATGGTGAAACAAATCTGTACCGCACAGATGTCAATAAAGCTTGTTTCCTAGAAAATAAAAATGTACCTTTTGAAGAAATAAAAAATGAATTTAGCGGTAAATTTGAGGTGTTACATTGTACGGTTCCTATTTTTGGAGATGATAGTGGAGAGCTGATGGTACCGGATATTCATAAAGCGACAGCGATTGAATTTCTGCTAGCGCATATCGGTGCAGAGAAGAATGCGACGATTGGCATTGGTGATGGAATGAATGATGCAGAAATGCTTGCTTATTGTGAAACTGGTATTGCAATGGGGAATGCAAAAGAAGAACTAAAATTACTTGCAGATGAAGTAACAAAATCCGTTGATGAAGATGGATTGTACACAAGCTTTGAAAAGCATGGTTTGCTTTAG
- a CDS encoding 6-phospho-alpha-glucosidase, giving the protein MKKQIITIAGGGSTYTPGIIQAVLNGQERLPVSEIRLYDIEATRNENMYLILGYMLEQQGFSSIKLVQTTNPEEAFTGADFIFSQIRVGGLKMREKDEKIPLKHGLVGQETCGLGGFSYGLRSIGPLLELVGFIQKYAPEAWILNYTNPETIISEAVRRQFPGIRMINVCDMTIGIEDTLAKNYGYDRDNWIATYYGLNHFGWYTKIYDKSLKRDIMPELLEKLKVQEIKEEDPSWNRAFNMIRFMVQNFPDNLPNNYLEYYLYPDMYVDYADPNYTRANTVMDGREQKTQEMADKIRNKEKGDVLDFYFGVHGLYIVDIATSLLNDEKSRFMLIVENKGSIPNLRSDAVVEVPAYVGATGVEAIALPAIGDFHKGMMEAQVAAEKLLVDAYFEKSYQKALQAFTLNQSVPNATVAKKVLDEMMIENKAFWPELK; this is encoded by the coding sequence ATGAAAAAACAAATTATTACTATTGCTGGCGGAGGAAGTACTTATACACCGGGAATCATTCAAGCAGTACTTAACGGGCAAGAACGATTACCAGTAAGTGAGATCCGTTTGTATGATATTGAAGCAACAAGAAATGAAAACATGTATTTAATTCTGGGTTATATGTTAGAACAACAAGGCTTTTCATCAATTAAATTAGTACAAACAACAAACCCTGAAGAAGCATTTACCGGAGCGGACTTTATCTTCTCGCAAATTCGCGTTGGCGGACTTAAAATGCGTGAAAAAGATGAAAAAATTCCACTAAAACATGGATTAGTTGGGCAAGAAACATGTGGACTTGGCGGATTTTCATACGGACTACGCAGTATTGGTCCGCTATTAGAATTAGTTGGCTTTATTCAAAAATATGCGCCAGAAGCTTGGATTTTAAATTATACGAACCCAGAAACGATTATTTCTGAAGCTGTACGAAGACAATTTCCTGGTATTCGAATGATTAATGTATGTGATATGACAATCGGAATTGAAGATACACTAGCTAAAAATTATGGCTATGATCGTGATAATTGGATTGCAACTTACTATGGTTTAAATCACTTTGGTTGGTATACGAAAATTTATGATAAGTCATTAAAACGTGATATTATGCCAGAGCTTTTAGAGAAGTTGAAAGTTCAAGAAATCAAAGAAGAAGATCCAAGCTGGAATCGCGCATTCAATATGATCCGCTTTATGGTTCAAAATTTTCCAGATAATTTGCCAAATAACTATTTAGAATATTATTTGTACCCAGACATGTATGTCGATTATGCTGATCCAAATTATACTCGTGCGAATACAGTAATGGATGGTCGCGAGCAAAAAACACAAGAAATGGCAGATAAAATCCGCAACAAAGAAAAAGGAGATGTGCTTGATTTCTACTTTGGCGTACACGGTTTATATATTGTAGACATAGCTACTTCACTACTAAATGATGAGAAAAGTCGCTTTATGTTAATCGTCGAAAACAAAGGATCCATCCCGAATTTACGTAGTGATGCAGTTGTTGAAGTTCCAGCATACGTTGGTGCGACAGGTGTAGAAGCAATTGCCTTGCCTGCAATTGGTGATTTCCATAAAGGTATGATGGAAGCGCAAGTTGCTGCGGAGAAACTACTCGTAGATGCTTACTTTGAAAAATCTTATCAAAAAGCATTACAAGCATTTACATTAAATCAATCGGTTCCAAATGCCACAGTGGCGAAGAAAGTATTGGATGAAATGATGATTGAAAATAAAGCCTTTTGGCCAGAATTAAAATAA
- a CDS encoding BglG family transcription antiterminator, whose product MLNQRQKNILSTLYNENNWLLGKKLADLFQISDRTIRNDIRVIKESIGDDFIFTSKKLGYAYNMEKPFPIDVEAETGFEQNRMARLIQQLLVEEGVDIYEYGAETFTSESTIQRDIQWLRGYFEQLLGLDVVIHSSDGVYAISASPTTKMELLNRIATLDEGLKTNLLTNCFPEINHEKIRQIVLEMIHHHKIVLKYFDETILLAQLIYGSAFFQKHAEQQTSTKIANPFLKQLFDTIQQEMGYQISAEMKQFIVTEYEKIVAMNHFENQVTTKMVLEDELYQEILLILEEIKHVYLIDFTADLEVTSDMTKHIFIALERVKRGMVIKNQVTHIITQQYSYLLDIAIFIGEKLLERLGVILNQEEIILLVMYLYQYYRKIEAKHQLNQVVRIALIVLEGKAAMYYFREQLAEVLRPVKAEVIEITDNAQCQLLLAENIEVDLCISTKKIDLSEEVPCIILANNIGLIEEVTIKKQLSAIVEANKMKKFAYIKEKYLHEELFLTDYAYEQKYNAIEFLSQYCIDKGYVPERFTEKLYNREQLFSTAIPTGIALPHPIKNVAHKSGIFICILKKPCAWDTHKVSLIMIPMIEELDGTEAPLINDFLSLIASNKSYVEQISACSTYRECVELLQTIYNNNE is encoded by the coding sequence ATGCTAAATCAACGTCAAAAAAATATTTTAAGCACACTGTATAACGAAAATAATTGGTTACTTGGGAAAAAATTAGCAGATTTATTCCAAATAAGTGATCGAACGATTAGAAATGATATACGTGTTATTAAAGAGAGCATAGGTGACGATTTTATCTTTACTTCGAAAAAGTTAGGATACGCCTATAATATGGAAAAACCTTTTCCGATTGACGTTGAGGCAGAAACTGGATTTGAACAAAATCGGATGGCGCGATTAATTCAGCAATTACTTGTCGAAGAAGGCGTAGATATTTACGAATATGGTGCAGAAACGTTCACTTCAGAATCAACCATCCAACGGGATATTCAGTGGTTACGAGGCTACTTTGAGCAGCTATTAGGTTTAGATGTAGTAATTCATTCCAGTGATGGTGTATATGCCATAAGCGCTTCCCCCACAACGAAAATGGAGCTATTAAATCGCATTGCAACGTTGGATGAAGGATTAAAGACAAATTTATTAACAAATTGTTTTCCAGAAATTAATCATGAAAAAATTCGCCAAATAGTATTAGAAATGATCCATCACCATAAAATTGTTTTGAAGTATTTTGATGAAACTATTTTGCTTGCACAACTTATTTATGGAAGTGCCTTTTTTCAAAAACATGCGGAACAACAAACTTCTACGAAAATTGCTAATCCATTTCTTAAACAACTTTTTGATACAATTCAACAAGAAATGGGTTATCAGATTTCGGCGGAGATGAAGCAATTTATAGTAACAGAATATGAAAAAATTGTTGCAATGAATCATTTTGAAAACCAAGTAACGACAAAAATGGTTTTAGAAGATGAACTTTATCAAGAAATATTATTGATATTGGAAGAAATTAAGCATGTATATTTGATTGATTTTACGGCAGATTTAGAAGTAACAAGTGATATGACGAAACATATTTTTATTGCGCTGGAACGTGTCAAACGTGGAATGGTCATTAAAAATCAAGTGACACATATCATTACGCAGCAGTATAGCTACTTACTAGATATCGCGATTTTTATTGGAGAAAAATTACTTGAACGTCTAGGTGTAATTTTAAATCAAGAAGAAATTATTTTATTGGTCATGTATTTATACCAATACTACCGGAAAATCGAAGCGAAGCATCAATTAAATCAAGTAGTGCGTATAGCTTTAATTGTTTTGGAAGGTAAAGCTGCGATGTATTATTTCCGTGAACAATTAGCCGAAGTATTACGGCCAGTAAAAGCCGAAGTTATAGAAATAACCGATAATGCTCAGTGTCAATTACTACTAGCTGAAAATATCGAAGTTGATTTATGTATTTCTACCAAAAAAATTGATTTGTCTGAGGAAGTCCCATGTATTATTTTGGCTAATAACATTGGTTTGATTGAAGAAGTAACGATAAAAAAACAACTTTCAGCCATAGTAGAAGCAAATAAAATGAAAAAGTTTGCTTATATTAAAGAAAAATATTTACACGAAGAGCTTTTCTTAACGGATTATGCGTATGAGCAAAAATATAATGCAATCGAATTTTTAAGTCAATATTGCATTGATAAAGGATATGTTCCTGAGCGATTTACTGAGAAATTATATAATCGTGAACAACTTTTTTCAACAGCGATTCCGACTGGGATTGCTTTACCCCATCCAATTAAAAATGTTGCGCACAAAAGTGGTATTTTCATTTGTATTTTGAAAAAACCGTGTGCTTGGGATACACATAAAGTTAGTTTGATTATGATTCCAATGATTGAAGAATTGGACGGGACAGAGGCACCTTTAATTAATGATTTTTTATCACTAATAGCTTCTAATAAGTCTTATGTAGAGCAAATAAGTGCATGTAGTACCTATCGCGAATGCGTGGAATTATTACAAACTATATATAATAACAACGAGTAA
- a CDS encoding carbohydrate deacetylase gives MKLIINADDFGFTRAINYGIIDAHNLGVLTSTTLMVTMPAFEHAVELSKQTPTLGIGLHLNLTLGKPLTNGASLVNQDGELIKPKFITPEYPYNEEEVYQEFKAQYHRFVAFMKKKPSHLDSHLFSTDIYPVAASAAKRLAEEVGIPLRNHDTAGFQHVEFIWEKPLEIPYGAYENLDYIYDNAESILCYDYVEIMTHPGYLDTFILENSTFSTPRANELESLISPRMRKFLNQNNVELISYHDIPKK, from the coding sequence ATGAAACTAATAATAAATGCAGATGATTTTGGGTTCACAAGAGCAATCAATTACGGAATCATTGATGCGCACAATTTAGGTGTTTTGACTTCTACCACATTAATGGTAACAATGCCTGCTTTTGAACATGCTGTAGAATTATCTAAGCAAACACCTACACTTGGAATAGGGTTACATCTCAATTTAACGTTAGGTAAACCGTTAACCAATGGTGCATCTTTAGTGAACCAAGATGGTGAATTAATAAAACCAAAATTTATTACGCCTGAGTATCCCTATAATGAGGAAGAAGTGTATCAAGAATTTAAAGCGCAATATCATCGCTTTGTCGCATTTATGAAAAAGAAACCGAGTCATTTGGATAGCCATCTCTTTTCTACAGATATTTATCCAGTTGCGGCTAGTGCTGCGAAACGCCTGGCAGAAGAGGTTGGAATTCCACTTCGGAATCATGATACGGCAGGCTTCCAGCATGTCGAGTTTATTTGGGAAAAGCCGCTTGAAATTCCATATGGTGCGTATGAGAACCTAGATTATATTTATGACAATGCAGAATCAATTTTATGTTATGATTATGTTGAAATCATGACACATCCTGGCTATCTTGATACGTTTATTCTGGAAAATTCAACATTCTCAACGCCACGCGCGAATGAATTAGAAAGTTTAATTTCTCCTAGGATGCGCAAGTTTTTAAACCAAAACAATGTAGAATTAATTTCCTATCATGATATTCCAAAAAAATGA
- a CDS encoding PTS lactose/cellobiose transporter subunit IIA produces the protein MEGTELQSFKIISSAGDASSSFLKAIRHAEKSEFAEAEACIEQANQSLREAHHVQTSLIQEEAGGDSKEVSLLLIHAQDHLMNAFVYCDLVKSVLNLYKRLDEK, from the coding sequence ATGGAAGGCACTGAATTACAATCATTTAAAATAATATCAAGTGCTGGAGATGCCTCTTCTTCGTTTCTAAAAGCAATTCGTCACGCAGAAAAAAGTGAATTTGCGGAAGCAGAAGCATGTATCGAACAAGCAAATCAATCTTTAAGAGAAGCACATCATGTACAAACATCCTTGATTCAAGAAGAAGCGGGCGGGGACTCAAAAGAAGTATCCTTATTGCTTATTCATGCGCAAGATCATCTGATGAATGCTTTTGTTTACTGCGATTTAGTTAAGTCTGTACTTAACTTGTATAAGCGTTTGGATGAAAAGTAA
- a CDS encoding PTS sugar transporter subunit IIB has translation MKIMLVCFGGLSTSILVKKMEEAIAASEKFKDKGITIEAWGKDEFSDHLDNVSIVLLGPQLSMAYEQVVEATKEHGLNVPVEVIDKEDYGNMNAVPILIAAFKKIKEAGTNTFKTEGN, from the coding sequence ATGAAAATTATGTTAGTATGTTTTGGCGGATTATCCACCTCCATTTTAGTAAAAAAAATGGAGGAGGCGATTGCAGCATCTGAGAAATTTAAAGATAAAGGAATTACGATTGAAGCATGGGGAAAAGATGAGTTTTCTGATCATCTAGATAATGTTTCTATAGTCTTACTTGGCCCTCAACTTTCAATGGCTTATGAACAAGTAGTTGAAGCGACAAAAGAACATGGATTAAATGTTCCAGTAGAGGTGATTGATAAAGAGGATTATGGCAATATGAATGCAGTACCAATTCTAATCGCTGCATTTAAAAAGATTAAAGAAGCTGGAACGAATACATTTAAGACGGAGGGGAACTGA
- a CDS encoding PTS sugar transporter subunit IIC yields MKALERFLSKWLLPFAKVLESNTQMKAVRQGMMALVPITLVGAVPVLFQQLGGIPKLPSWIAAVSNYINNITSPIYFATFGLMSVYVAVFVAYYYAKERNLWDIGAIVTALMSFVVVAVRPLEAGGSDVTYLAGEGIFVALVISLLSVEILHIFKNKLKFTINLGQGVPTPILRSFENLWPILFSVLIIAILSFGIESLSGIRVVELIQTLFSPLTSLVNTLPGIMLIIFIQQLLWWFGIHGYSVMAPVWLSVAFQNVDANAAALAKGEPLSSMLIFTPDFMWSIVGVTGAGVTGALVVIMMFSKSKRYKTLGRLALIPTFFSINEPVMFGVPIVLNPRFFIPMMVAPQIAALIGWFSIKLGLMNPFTMVSPYVPVPIGAIVASFDWRYIIVLGLILVCSALIYYPFFKIAEKEAILQETSGDQEASLDDFDF; encoded by the coding sequence ATGAAAGCATTAGAACGATTTCTGTCAAAATGGTTATTACCATTTGCAAAAGTACTAGAAAGTAACACCCAGATGAAGGCAGTACGTCAAGGAATGATGGCACTGGTTCCAATTACTTTAGTTGGTGCAGTTCCCGTTTTATTCCAACAACTAGGAGGGATTCCGAAATTACCTAGTTGGATTGCAGCAGTTTCCAATTATATCAATAACATTACTTCTCCAATATATTTTGCTACTTTTGGATTAATGTCCGTATATGTGGCCGTTTTTGTAGCATATTACTATGCGAAGGAACGCAATTTATGGGATATTGGGGCGATTGTCACAGCCTTAATGAGTTTTGTTGTCGTTGCAGTAAGACCACTTGAAGCAGGCGGAAGCGATGTAACGTATCTAGCCGGCGAAGGGATATTTGTTGCTTTAGTAATTAGTTTATTGTCTGTCGAAATTTTACACATTTTTAAGAATAAGTTGAAATTCACGATTAATTTAGGACAAGGTGTTCCGACACCAATTTTACGTTCTTTTGAAAATCTATGGCCAATTTTATTCTCTGTTTTAATTATTGCTATTTTAAGTTTTGGAATAGAATCATTAAGTGGTATCCGTGTAGTTGAGTTAATTCAAACATTATTCTCTCCACTAACGTCCTTAGTAAACACATTACCAGGTATTATGCTAATCATCTTTATCCAACAATTATTATGGTGGTTTGGTATTCATGGCTATTCTGTTATGGCGCCAGTTTGGCTAAGTGTAGCGTTCCAAAACGTGGATGCGAATGCAGCCGCTCTTGCAAAAGGAGAACCTCTTTCTTCTATGCTAATTTTCACTCCTGACTTTATGTGGAGTATTGTAGGTGTAACTGGAGCAGGGGTTACAGGAGCACTCGTTGTCATCATGATGTTCTCCAAATCGAAACGATATAAAACACTTGGTAGACTAGCTTTAATTCCAACTTTCTTTAGTATTAACGAGCCAGTAATGTTTGGTGTTCCAATTGTGTTAAATCCACGATTCTTTATTCCAATGATGGTTGCACCACAAATTGCTGCTTTGATTGGTTGGTTCTCTATCAAGCTTGGATTAATGAATCCATTTACGATGGTGTCTCCATATGTACCTGTTCCAATCGGTGCTATAGTGGCTTCATTTGACTGGAGATATATTATTGTACTTGGTCTTATCTTGGTCTGCTCTGCACTTATTTACTACCCATTCTTTAAAATTGCTGAAAAAGAAGCTATTTTACAAGAAACTAGTGGGGACCAAGAAGCTAGTCTAGATGATTTTGATTTTTAA
- a CDS encoding YhgE/Pip domain-containing protein gives MDMVKNEWKKLFKNKILLLSFVVILFIPLLYASFFLKSVWDPYGKTGDLPVAVVNNDKPVDYNGQTMDVGDQLVTKLKSNKELDWNFLSKEDAEQGLKDGKYYMIVTIPKDFSKNAASVLDKDPKKMELSYKTNGSLNYLGQVVSEQGAKQLKSEVSAEVTKSYAEAIFDKIKESGEGFAQAADGSEKIKDGLVKSQEGNKTISTNLKTLADSSLTFKDGANTLEVGLKTYTDGVNTAAAGGDKLNAGVSTLAAGVGPLKDGVAALDGGATKLASGVSTYTSGVDTLAGGINQAYTGSTALSDGLNKMNGSVPTLASGITQLNNGQKSLATGLDSLVDGSNKLSAGLKELDGNLTDKQGKIAQLKQGMNDLQQGIDQLNKSVNGEDAALAKQLAALQKSLSDLQNGLTFIKSNANFDAEAIKSKINATAGVSAEDKQKIMDAIQADLDKETQKSATQVATVEQLQSGLSGLDLAAIQTQVTELQTGVAKISAGYQAVHGGTNEAFNSIHQAINGSGSQTLLGGANQLTAGLKSAQAGNAKLVAGTNQLNSQVPTLTSGVGQLAAGSASMENGLSQLNDGGNQLASNSEALRSGASELQGGTNQLAAKVPTLAGGVNQLQAGSSQLAGGLNQLSANSPKLVSGVGQLADGSSKIADGSSKLANGSFQLGDGLTKLTDGSTELTDKLADGAQQVKDTKATDKTFNMIASPTKLAHNEYTHVSNYGHALAPYVLSLALYVGALVFNFIMPIRRVSMEGQPAYKWWLSKLSLGFVAAVAMALLEGGIMIALGLRPDNIVEFFGTAIITALAYMFLIMLLAMTFDNPGRFIAMVLLIVQLAGSGGTFPMPLTGWFFNLIHPFLPMTYSIYAFRESLAAGMGPNVYSMSMLVLTIIMIACIGLLYLSMSHLKKRHDAHESALDDNQKLMALEN, from the coding sequence ATGGATATGGTAAAAAATGAGTGGAAAAAATTATTTAAAAACAAAATACTACTTTTATCATTTGTAGTTATTCTGTTTATTCCACTTTTATATGCAAGCTTTTTCTTAAAATCCGTCTGGGATCCGTACGGCAAAACAGGGGATTTACCAGTAGCGGTAGTTAACAATGACAAACCAGTTGATTATAACGGTCAAACAATGGATGTTGGCGATCAGTTAGTCACAAAACTGAAAAGCAACAAAGAACTTGATTGGAATTTTCTTTCCAAAGAAGACGCGGAACAAGGTTTAAAAGATGGCAAATATTATATGATTGTCACGATTCCAAAAGATTTCTCTAAAAATGCAGCATCCGTTTTAGATAAAGATCCGAAAAAAATGGAATTATCCTATAAAACAAACGGCTCGCTTAACTATTTAGGTCAAGTCGTGAGTGAACAAGGAGCCAAACAACTGAAAAGCGAGGTTTCCGCTGAAGTAACAAAATCATACGCGGAAGCAATTTTTGATAAAATTAAAGAGTCTGGTGAAGGGTTCGCCCAAGCAGCTGATGGCTCTGAAAAAATCAAAGATGGTCTCGTGAAATCGCAAGAAGGTAATAAAACTATTTCAACGAACTTAAAAACGCTCGCAGATAGCTCTTTAACGTTCAAAGATGGTGCTAATACGTTAGAAGTTGGCTTGAAAACTTACACAGATGGCGTGAACACGGCTGCTGCTGGTGGAGATAAACTAAATGCTGGAGTTTCAACGCTTGCAGCTGGAGTAGGGCCATTAAAAGATGGTGTTGCAGCACTTGATGGCGGGGCAACAAAATTAGCTAGCGGAGTTTCTACCTACACATCTGGTGTAGATACATTAGCAGGCGGAATTAACCAAGCTTACACTGGTTCTACTGCACTTTCAGATGGATTAAATAAGATGAATGGCAGTGTACCAACTTTAGCATCGGGCATAACACAACTAAACAACGGTCAAAAAAGCCTAGCAACTGGTTTAGATTCACTAGTTGATGGAAGTAACAAACTTTCAGCAGGACTTAAAGAATTAGATGGTAATTTAACTGATAAACAAGGCAAAATTGCCCAATTAAAACAAGGTATGAACGACTTACAACAAGGAATTGATCAATTAAATAAAAGTGTGAACGGGGAAGATGCAGCACTTGCAAAACAACTCGCTGCCCTACAAAAAAGTTTAAGTGATCTACAAAATGGTTTAACATTTATCAAATCTAATGCGAACTTCGATGCGGAAGCAATTAAATCAAAAATTAATGCGACGGCTGGCGTGAGTGCAGAAGATAAACAAAAAATTATGGATGCTATTCAAGCCGATTTAGATAAAGAAACACAAAAATCCGCTACACAAGTAGCAACAGTCGAACAACTACAAAGCGGCTTATCAGGTCTTGATTTAGCGGCAATTCAAACACAAGTAACAGAATTACAAACTGGCGTAGCGAAAATTTCCGCTGGTTATCAAGCAGTTCACGGTGGAACAAACGAAGCATTTAACAGTATTCACCAAGCAATTAATGGTTCAGGCAGTCAAACTCTACTTGGCGGTGCGAACCAACTAACTGCTGGACTCAAATCAGCACAAGCAGGAAATGCCAAATTGGTTGCAGGAACAAATCAACTTAACAGCCAAGTGCCAACCCTAACTTCTGGTGTAGGACAACTCGCTGCGGGTAGTGCAAGTATGGAAAATGGGTTAAGTCAGTTAAATGATGGTGGTAATCAACTTGCAAGTAATTCCGAGGCATTACGTTCAGGAGCATCAGAATTACAAGGCGGGACAAACCAATTAGCTGCTAAAGTACCAACACTTGCAGGTGGTGTTAATCAACTACAAGCAGGTTCAAGCCAATTAGCAGGCGGTCTAAACCAACTATCAGCTAATTCGCCAAAACTAGTTTCAGGCGTAGGGCAACTAGCAGATGGCTCTTCCAAAATTGCCGATGGTTCTTCCAAACTAGCGAATGGCTCCTTCCAATTAGGTGATGGACTTACTAAGTTAACAGACGGTAGCACAGAATTAACAGACAAACTTGCAGACGGAGCACAGCAAGTCAAAGATACAAAAGCAACTGATAAAACATTTAACATGATTGCTAGTCCAACAAAACTCGCACATAATGAATATACACACGTAAGTAATTATGGTCACGCGCTAGCACCATATGTTTTATCACTCGCTTTATATGTTGGAGCACTCGTATTTAACTTCATCATGCCAATCAGACGTGTTTCGATGGAAGGTCAACCAGCTTATAAATGGTGGTTAAGTAAACTATCACTTGGTTTTGTCGCAGCAGTTGCGATGGCACTTCTTGAAGGAGGCATCATGATTGCACTTGGACTAAGACCAGATAATATCGTTGAATTCTTCGGAACCGCGATTATTACGGCACTTGCTTATATGTTCCTTATCATGCTCCTTGCCATGACATTTGATAACCCAGGTCGTTTTATCGCAATGGTATTACTCATTGTTCAATTAGCAGGATCAGGCGGAACATTCCCAATGCCGCTTACTGGATGGTTCTTCAATTTAATACATCCGTTCTTACCAATGACTTACTCGATTTATGCATTTAGAGAGTCACTGGCAGCAGGTATGGGACCAAATGTATACAGTATGTCGATGCTCGTTCTTACAATCATCATGATTGCATGTATTGGTTTACTATATCTATCTATGAGCCACTTGAAAAAACGTCATGATGCACATGAATCAGCTCTTGATGATAATCAAAAATTAATGGCTTTAGAAAACTAA
- a CDS encoding Rrf2 family transcriptional regulator: MKLSKSMDQVFCIMTMLYTQKVDVPISSVTIHHRLRDSSPSYISKILRKLVVSGLINSVSGNNGGFTLAKDPEEINLLDIVEAVEGKIDTYPDSDLIHTVFSDYHEFAESGIHTITSAFRNADKEYANYLYSQKLSVLVEQVIGKERTTIIDWNEA, translated from the coding sequence ATGAAGTTGAGCAAAAGTATGGATCAGGTATTTTGTATTATGACGATGTTGTACACCCAGAAGGTAGATGTTCCCATTTCTTCCGTAACTATTCATCACCGTTTACGTGATTCGTCACCGTCTTACATTAGTAAAATTTTGAGGAAACTAGTCGTCAGCGGACTGATTAATTCAGTATCCGGCAATAACGGTGGTTTCACGCTCGCTAAAGACCCGGAAGAAATTAATTTGCTAGACATTGTAGAAGCAGTGGAAGGAAAAATCGATACATACCCAGATTCCGACTTAATCCACACTGTTTTCTCTGACTATCATGAATTTGCAGAGTCCGGTATTCACACCATTACAAGTGCTTTTAGAAACGCTGATAAAGAATACGCTAATTATTTATACTCACAAAAATTATCTGTTTTAGTAGAGCAAGTTATTGGGAAAGAACGAACCACTATCATAGATTGGAACGAAGCGTAA